In the Alteromonas sp. M12 genome, one interval contains:
- a CDS encoding SirB2 family protein, with product MMTKHLHLTAVALSIILFILRFVWLQRNSTLLHKKWVKIVPHVIDTLLLVTAITLCFIDLLSEPTTLVVAKNRSGIAYIGLGCTT from the coding sequence ATGATGACCAAACATCTTCACCTTACTGCAGTGGCATTAAGCATTATTTTATTTATTTTACGATTTGTATGGTTACAGCGTAATTCAACATTGTTACATAAAAAATGGGTGAAAATAGTACCGCATGTAATTGATACCCTGTTGCTGGTTACTGCTATAACTCTATGTTTTATCGACCTTTTATCCGAGCCAACAACCTTGGTTGTGGCAAAAAATCGTTCTGGTATCGCCTATATTGGACTAGGTTGTACTACTTAA
- a CDS encoding transglutaminase family protein, with amino-acid sequence MSINEKRLSVVWRVYYKLNPNLETASTYVRTLRQNYCTSQTSRKNIDSNGSELERFFQQLIDGFYTQLAFSGDENNFFNAKYSLVDQVIDYHTGIPVTLSIVFSAIANQLGFNVAGVNFPGHFLIRFSKSGKAFTLYRST; translated from the coding sequence ATGTCTATCAATGAGAAAAGACTCTCTGTTGTTTGGCGAGTTTATTATAAACTCAACCCCAATTTGGAAACAGCATCAACGTACGTAAGGACGTTGCGGCAAAATTACTGTACTAGCCAAACAAGTCGCAAAAATATCGATTCTAATGGGTCGGAACTGGAAAGGTTTTTTCAACAACTAATCGACGGTTTCTATACTCAATTGGCATTTAGCGGCGATGAAAACAACTTTTTTAATGCCAAGTATAGTTTAGTAGACCAAGTTATTGACTATCACACTGGGATTCCCGTCACCCTATCCATTGTTTTTTCTGCTATCGCCAATCAACTTGGATTCAATGTGGCAGGGGTTAACTTTCCTGGGCATTTTTTAATTCGTTTTTCAAAGTCAGGAAAAGCGTTTACGCTTTATCGATCCACTTAA
- a CDS encoding tetratricopeptide repeat protein, protein MPSDTLNVASTEEILVRLLHNLKASYIREENYQMALRAVDLLIELCPDDPYERRDRGFLLHQLECPQVAINLNLLTRATDKFPLLRTLIFLL, encoded by the coding sequence ATGCCCTCAGACACACTCAATGTTGCCTCTACAGAAGAAATATTGGTTAGGTTATTACATAATTTAAAAGCGTCTTATATCCGAGAAGAAAATTACCAAATGGCACTTCGCGCGGTGGATTTGCTAATTGAACTTTGTCCTGATGACCCTTACGAACGCCGTGATCGTGGTTTTTTACTTCATCAGTTAGAGTGTCCTCAAGTGGCGATTAATCTCAATTTGCTTACTCGTGCCACCGACAAATTTCCTTTACTCCGCACTTTAATATTCCTACTATAG
- the kdsA gene encoding 3-deoxy-8-phosphooctulonate synthase encodes MNNQQSISVGNVDVANDKPFVLFGGMNVLESRDLAMRIAEHYKEVTTRLNIPYVFKASFDKANRSSVHSYRGPGMEEGLKIFEEIKNTFDVPLITDVHEPHQAQPVAEIVDVIQLPAFLARQTDLVVAMAQTNAVINVKKPQFLAAHEMRHIINKFLEAGNDKVILCERGSCYGYNNLVVDMLGMDEMKDYAPVIFDATHALQKPGGRSDSADGRRAQAAQLARSGMSLGLAGLFIEAHPEPNQAKCDGPCALKLDKLEPYLLQMKQLDELVKSFEPLDTSAN; translated from the coding sequence GTGAATAATCAACAATCTATTTCGGTAGGCAATGTAGACGTTGCGAATGACAAACCTTTTGTATTGTTTGGCGGTATGAACGTACTAGAATCTCGTGATCTGGCAATGCGGATAGCAGAACACTACAAAGAAGTAACAACTCGATTAAATATCCCTTATGTTTTTAAGGCTTCTTTTGATAAGGCCAATCGTTCATCGGTTCATTCTTATCGTGGCCCTGGAATGGAAGAAGGCTTAAAGATTTTTGAAGAAATTAAAAACACCTTTGATGTGCCGCTGATTACAGACGTTCATGAACCTCATCAGGCGCAACCAGTTGCTGAAATTGTAGATGTTATTCAGCTACCTGCATTTTTAGCACGTCAAACAGACCTAGTCGTTGCAATGGCTCAAACCAATGCCGTCATTAACGTTAAAAAACCACAGTTTTTAGCGGCCCATGAAATGCGTCATATCATTAATAAGTTTTTGGAAGCGGGCAATGACAAAGTAATATTATGTGAACGGGGTTCTTGTTATGGCTATAACAATCTCGTAGTTGATATGCTTGGTATGGATGAAATGAAAGATTATGCACCTGTCATTTTTGATGCAACCCATGCTCTTCAAAAGCCTGGTGGACGTTCTGATTCTGCCGATGGTCGCAGAGCGCAAGCGGCTCAGTTGGCTCGTAGCGGCATGTCACTTGGTCTCGCTGGATTATTTATTGAAGCTCACCCAGAGCCAAATCAAGCTAAATGTGATGGACCTTGTGCATTAAAGTTGGATAAATTAGAACCTTATTTACTACAAATGAAACAGCTAGATGAATTGGTTAAAAGTTTTGAACCTTTAGATACTAGCGCTAACTAA